The following proteins are co-located in the Mycosarcoma maydis chromosome 11, whole genome shotgun sequence genome:
- a CDS encoding uncharacterized protein (related to YRB2 - Ran-GTPase-binding protein involved in nuclear protein export): MSDAKAELDPAPKADVENTREPQPPSSSQQSSPSPQPSSPASTSKAVTDKEPSEDATSRRKREREGSLEPSQLTPSRAAEAIPTKKNRLEDSLQEEDDDDTVNHAAETEKVGQIRKKVDELSTKELELKFAESAPVPSSSTSEVDETVQDAASKTAQGPAETTESQTKFALAQPTKASQQPPARTQPTFSSFSSKSSPFSSVPSSSGSSSATTSRGGFSAFSAKSSSPLAGAGIKPSSLGSSIGVHHEENGSVSPLVSVSSKPIVKGSTFGFGAFAGASPLAKPKAASPTVSEKDSDKSQSVDDRASFTEKLLNHDKDTVAASETRTKPLLEPTEVESKTGEEDEESIHSIRAKLYTMAPDQSWKERGTGTLRVNVPKSPADKRAARLVMRADGILRVILNVALFKGMKCELHEKFVRIVALEDTKPVHYAIKLSNPNNAAALMDVLDDFVGSAENASNA, encoded by the exons ATGTCAGATGCcaaagccgagctcgacccAGCTCCAAAGGCAGACGTCGAGAACACGCGAGAGCCGCAACCTCCATCGTCTTCGCAGCAGTCATCGCCCTCGCCTCAACCTTCTTCTCCCGCTTCCACATCCAAAGCAGTGACGGACAAAGAACCCTCGGAGGACGCCACTTCGCGTCGCAAAAGAGAACGAGAAGGAAGCCTCGAGCCTTCGCAGCTCACACCTTCCCGAGCTGCTGAAGCTATACCAACCAAGAAGAATCGGCTTGAGGACTCGCTgcaggaagaagacgatgacgataCTGTCAACCATGCAGCCGAGACAGAAAAGGTTGGTCAAATCCGCAAAAAGGtggacgagttgagcaccaaggagctcgagctcaaatTTGCCGAGTCAGCACCCGTTCCCTCTTCTAGCACGTCCGAAGTCGACGAAACAGTACAAGACGCTGCCTCCAAAACTGCTCAGGGGCCTGCAGAAACGACCGAGTCCCAGACAAAATTTGCGCTCGCACAGCCAACCAAAGCGTCCCAGCAACCACCCGCTCGCACTCAGCCAACCTTCTCTTCTTTCAGCTCGAAATCCTCTCCTTTCAGCTCGGTCCCTTCCTCCTCAGGGTCCTCGTCTGCTACCACTAGCAGAGGCGGGTTTTCTGCTTTCTCTGCCAAAAGCTCCTCACCTCTAGCCGGAGCAGGGATCAAACCCAGCAGCCTCGGCTCCAGCATTGGTGTTCACCACGAAGAAAATGGATCCGTGTCTCCTCTAGTATCTGTGTCCTCAAAGCCCATTGTCAAAGGCTCCACATTTGGTTTCGGTGCTTTCGCAGGCGCTAGTCCGTTAGCCAAGCCAAAAGCCGCCTCCCCTACGGTATCTGAGAAAGACTCCGACAAGTCACAATCTGTCGATGACAGGGCCAGCTTCACGGAGAAGCTTCTCAATCATGACAAGGACACTGTTGCTGCCTCCGAGACAAGGACAAAGCCGCTGCTTGAGCCAACCGAGGTGGAAT CGAAAACcggagaagaagatgaagaaAGCATTCACAGCATCCGCGCCAAGTTATACACTATGGCCCCAGACCAGTCTTGGAAAGAACGAGGTACCGGCACGCTGCGTGTCAACGTCCCAAAGAGCCCAGCCGACAAAcgcgcagctcgtctcgtcaTGAGGGCCGATGGCATTCTCAGAGTCATTCTCAACGTCGCACTTTTCAAGGGAATGAAGTGCGAGCTTCACGAAAAGTTCGTTCGCATCGTCGCCTTGGAAGACACAAAACCCGTGCATTATGCTATCAAG CTCAGCAACCCTAACAATGCAGCTGCACTCATGGACGTCCTAGACGACTTTGTTGGCTCGGCAGAAAACGCTTCTAACGCATGA
- a CDS encoding putative Vacuolar ATP synthase subunit E, whose product MSSRPMNDEEVLSEMKKMVAFIKQEAVEKAREIQIKADEEFAIEKAKIVRQEAINIESQYDKKIKQAEVAQKIAQSNQTNKSRLKILQTREQHLQSLFDAAREKLDGIAKDQDKYKKLLAELILQGLLLLMEPKVTVTVKSSDVQLAQDAAKQAENDFKEKSGKTTSVTVQEGLDKGSAGGVLLAGHAGKITINNTLDERLRLLEDRMLPEIRLDLFGPNQNRKFNT is encoded by the exons ATGTCGAGCCGTCCTATGAACGATGAGGAGGTTCTCTCCGAGATGAAGAAGATG GTGGCCTTCATTAAACAAGAGGCAGTCGAGAAGGCTCGCGAGATTCAGATCAAGGCCGACGAAGAGTTTGCCATCGAAAAGGCCAAGATTGTTCGTCAGGAAGCCATCAACATTGAGTCGCAGTACGACAAGAAGATCAAGCAGGCCGAGGTTGCCCAGAAGAT TGCGCAATCCAACCAGACCAACAAGTCGCGATTGAAGATCCTGCAGACCCGTGAACAGCATCTCCAATCTCTGTTTGACGCTGCACgcgagaagctcgatgGCATCGCCAAGGACCAGGACAAATACAAGAAGCTCTTGGCGGAGCTCATCCTCCAGGGGCTGCTTCTCCTCATGGAGCCCAAGGTGACTGTCACTGTCAAATCGAGCGATGTGCAGCTCGCACAAGATGCGGCAAAGCAGGCCGAGAATGACTTTAAAGAAAAGTCGGGCAAGACCACCAGCGTCACTGTTCAAGAAGGTCTCGACAAGGGCAGCGCTGGCGGTGTACTGCTCGCAGGCCATGCCGGAAAGATCACCATCAACAACACACTCGACGAGCGTCTGCGTCTCCTCGAGGATCGCATGCTTCCCGAGATCCGACTCGATCTTTTCGGGCCCAACCAGAACCGCAA GTTCAACACTTAG
- a CDS encoding translation initiation factor eIF3 core subunit g (related to TIF35 - translation initiation factor eIF3 subunit), with protein MAPVAAPSTSQPAGGKPMNWADEFDEPVVGDAPRIEERDEGNGVKVVIEYRTNPDGKKIKITRRVKRTLVKTKVNHEVAERKTWTKFGQEKGKAAGPHSATTTIGENVVLKMSAGNKTAEPEVDDMDKMRQQLANKRIVCRLCKGDHFTTKCPYKDTLEAIPGAGADTPEGGDGSMTPLAGMDPTNPAVAASAGGKYVPPSMRGGAKGPGEKMGGLGGMSRDDLPTLRVTNLSEDADDDDLRELFMRFGRVVRVYVGRDRETGICKGYAFVSFENREDADRARQKVDGRGYDNLILSCQWSLPRGERP; from the coding sequence ATGGCTCCTGTTGCAGCGCCTTCCACTAGCCAGCCTGCTGGCGGCAAGCCCATGAACTGGGCCGACGAATTCGACGAGCCGGTTGTTGGCGACGCTCCCCGCATCGAGGAGCGTGATGAGGGAAACGGTGTCAAGGTTGTCATCGAATACCGAACCAACCCAGATGGCAaaaagatcaagatcaCCCGACGAGTCAAGAGGACGCTCGTCAAGACCAAAGTCAACCACGAAGTTGCAGAACGCAAGACCTGGACAAAGTTCGGTCAGGAGAAGGGCAAGGCCGCCGGTCCTCActctgccaccaccaccattgGTGAGAATGTCGTCCTCAAAATGTCGGCCGGCAACAAAACCGCCGAGCCCGAGGTGGACGACATGGACAAGATGCgacagcagctcgccaacaaGCGTATTGTCTGCCGACTTTGTAAGGGAGACCATTTCACCACAAAATGTCCTTACAAGGATACGCTCGAGGCCATtcctggtgctggtgcagaCACTCCGGAGGGAGGCGACGGTTCCATGACCCCTCTTGCTGGCATGGACCCCACCAACCCTGCTGTCGCTGCGAGTGCAGGCGGCAAGTACGTTCCACCCAGCATGCGTGGTGGCGCAAAGGGTCCCGGCGAGAAGATGGGTGGCCTTGGAGGCATGTCCAGAGACGACTTGCCCACCCTGCGTGTCACCAACCTCAGCGAGGATGcggacgatgatgatctCAGGGAGCTCTTCATGCGCTTTGGGCGTGTGGTTCGTGTATACGTCGGTCGTGACCGCGAAACGGGCATCTGCAAAGGTTACGCTTTCGTCAGCTTCGAGAACAGGGAAGACGCCGATCGTGCAAGGCAAAAGGTCGACGGCAGGGGTTACGACAACCTCATCCTCAGCTGTCAGTGGTCGCTTCCTCGTGGCGAGCGTCCTTGA
- a CDS encoding mitochondrial 54S ribosomal protein mL57: MAARRVQGRLRELVHNYRTVTQAGTSSSSRVTLAPTAATVPTCWSSPARAFGSAASSTSSSFTSAPSTSAVAARGAKLRSSPALGTRVTGESVLSHFSSARFSSTSSDLLGSNPDLALRAVTHESYLNAREGHNRRFAFLGRRTLKLLTTLYLHARLQSTTKGDAAHNYISRLLESPTGVDSILTTHRLGDKIGRELGLENVMRWTPAVSDGQVGPRETGLFKVRGVAVEALVGAIYHQKGASEASKFFQRWILPSLLHDGFPSPVPEELKQGVVSLTAQP; the protein is encoded by the coding sequence ATGGCAGCTCGCCGAGTACAGGGCCGTCTTCGAGAGCTGGTACACAACTACCGAACCGTTACACAAGCTGGCACCAGCTCCTCGAGCCGGGTCACTCTAGCACCTACTGCTGCCACTGTGCCAACATGTTGGTCTAgcccagctcgagcgtttGGTTCGGCCGCATCCAGCACATCTTCATCTTTTACTTCTGCGCCATCGACATCGGCGGTAGCTGCAAGAGGCGCCAAATTGCGCTCGTCTCCTGCACTTGGTACTAGAGTCACCGGCGAAAGTGTGCTTTCGCACTTCTCTTCGGCTCGCTTCTCTTCGACTTCATCAGATCTGCTTGGTTCGAATCCCGACCTTGCACTGCGCGCTGTTACACACGAGTCCTATCTCAACGCACGTGAAGGTCACAACCGTCGATTTGCGTTTTTAGGCCGCAGAACGCTCAAGCTCCTCACCACGCTGTATCTGCACGCTCGTTTGCAGTCAACTACGAaaggcgatgctgcgcaCAACTATATCAGCCGGTTGCTAGAGTCGCCTACCGGAGTTGACTCGATCCTCACAACACACAGGCTTGGAGACAAGATCGGCAGGGAGCTCGGTCTTGAGAACGTGATGCGATGGACGCCAGCGGTATCGGATGGGCAGGTAGGACCTAGGGAGACCGGACTGTTCAAGGTTCGAGGTGTTGCAGTCGAGGCTTTGGTAGGCGCCATCTACCACCAGAAGGGCGCTTCCGAGGCTTCCAAGTTCTTCCAGCGCTGGATCTTGCCTTCCTTGTTACACGACGGATTCCCCAGCCCTGTCCCGgaagagctcaagcaggGTGTCGTCTCGTTGACAGCCCAACCTTGA
- a CDS encoding uncharacterized protein (related to A/G-specific adenine DNA glycosylase) — MAVSTKRRAASSSRDDYSPCASPPPSAHRPIKKAHRSLGDSESSVFKIAAILDAPSSSRHARAPARLPARMHSASYHRPQLLDHPDAIIALLTWFETVSSKRDMPWRADFIDASHYSDAAKLREARKKRAYQVWISEIMLQQTRVETVKTYWLNWMNKWPTIEALAAADPEAVLAAWRGLGYYSRATRIHTAAKRVVADPHMMGLLPETPQELEKNVPGVGPYTAGAISSIVFGQAVPIIDGNVVRVLSRQLALYANPKTKLTSHLMWATATKLVHKASALRGGKATVPGQWNQALMELGSTVCTPTKPRCDECPIQATCSAHQEAQADTIKANNKPNQAAGAEVLDIEDICTLCERFPSVQVDSISTTETHQDTNVAKQKSINNLRQATLSFGLRSASKRKRASSREPSALTTIDIERHICKFPMKLEKKTIRQEECLVCIIQRSSGEFLLEQRPASGLLASTWQFPSLTLSTTAAGSPSDQRQPVFGSKPTAKLVDPFTASLIDAKNTVESQTNLGSITHIFSHLHLTMHVYSIALRPDSAVREISNQQETSTTMTTTTTTADKNKNFGSRLGDMATRRWANVDQVEAETMGTGMRNCWLALQSQNKLLSTKTRTSK; from the coding sequence ATGGCGGTCTCAACcaagcgtcgagcagcCTCTTCAAGCCGAGATGACTATTCACCTTGCGCGTCGCCGCCGCCTTCCGCGCATAGACCTATCAAAAAGGCGCACCGCTCACTAGGAGACTCGGAATCATCTGTTTTCAAGATAGCGGCAATTCTGGACGCTCCAAGTTCATCACGCCATGCGCGTGCACCGGCACGTCTACCCGCGCGAATGCACAGCGCGTCGTACCACCGTCCTCAACTGCTCGACCACCCAGACGCCATTATTGCGCTGCTCACCTGGTTCGAAACGGTATCGTCCAAACGAGATATGCCATGGCGTGCAGATTTCATCGACGCTTCTCATTACTCCGACGCGGCCAAGTTGAGGGAGGcgagaaaaaaaagagCATACCAAGTGTGGATATCGGAGATCATGCTTCAGCAAACACGAGTAGAGACAGTTAAGACGTACTGGTTGAATTGGATGAACAAGTGGCCTACCATAGAAGCGCTTGCAGCCGCCGACCCAGAAGCGGTGCTTGCTGCATGGAGGGGGCTTGGATACTACAGCAGAGCAACGCGCATCCACACCGCGGCGAAGCGAGTAGTTGCTGATCCACACATGATGGGACTTCTACCGGAGACGCCgcaagagctcgagaaAAACGTACCCGGTGTCGGACCGTACACTGCCGGTGCGAtctcctcgatcgtcttCGGCCAGGCCGTTCCCATCATCGATGGTAACGTGGTGCGCGTTCTGTCGAGGCAGCTCGCGCTGTATGCCAATCCCAAAACCAAGCTGACCTCGCATCTGATGTGGGCAACAGCAACCAAGTTGGTGCACAAAGCGTCCGCGCTGCGAGGTGGAAAGGCGACAGTGCCGGGACAGTGGAACCAAGCATTGATGGAGCTCGGTAGCACCGTGTGTACGCCTACTAAGCCAAGATGCGATGAGTGTCCGATTCAAGCCACTTGCAGCGCgcatcaagaagcgcagGCCGATACGATCAAAGCCAACAACAAGCCGAatcaagcagcaggagcagagGTGCTGGATATCGAGGATATATGCACGCTTTGCGAGCGCTTCCCGTCTGTCCAAGTTGACTCAATCAGCACCACTGAGACACATCAAGACACAAATGTAGCCAAGCAAAAGAGTATCAACAACTTGCGTCAAGCGACGCTCTCGTTCGGCTTGCGCTCGGCTTCCAAGCGCAAACGCGCATCTTCACGCGAACCAAGCGCGCTTACGACGATCGACATCGAAAGGCACATCTGCAAGTTTCCAATGAAGCTAGAAAAGAAAACGATCCGACAGGAAGAGTGTCTTGTCTGTATCATCCAACGCTCCTCAGGAGAGTTTCTGCTTGAACAGCGACCCGCTTCAGGTTTGCTGGCAAGCACGTGGCAGTTCCCCTCGCTCACgctctccaccaccgccgccggTTCGCCGTCCGATCAGCGCCAACCGGTGTTCGGCAGCAAACCTActgccaagcttgtcgatccATTTACCGCATCGCTCATCGATGCCAAAAACACCGTAGAGAGCCAAACCAATCTGGGTAGCATCACCCATATCTTTTCGCACCTACATCTCACAATGCACGTCTACAGCATCGCTCTGCGTCCTGACTCTGCTGTACGCGAAATTTCAAACCAGCAAGaaacgtcgacgacgatgacgaccaCGACCACGACGGCAGACAAGAACAAAAATTTTGGCAGCAGACTCGGAGACATGGCCACGAGAAGGTGGGCCAACGTTGACCAAGTCGAGGCCGAAACCATGGGTACGGGCATGCGCAACTGCTGGTTGGCTCTACAATCGCAGAACAAGCTCttgtcgaccaagacgaggacgagcaagtGA
- a CDS encoding phosphoprotein phosphatase 2A catalytic subunit PPH22 produces MVDITEQDAWIAHLSECKQLSENDIKRLCDKAREILLGESNVQPVRCPVTVCGDIHGQFHDLSELFRIGGNSPDTNYLFMGDYVDRGYYSVETVTLLVALKVRYRDRVTILRGNHESRQITQVYGFYDECLRKYGNANVWKYFTDLFDYLPLTALIDDQIFCLHGGLSPSIDTLDHIRSIDRIQEVPHEGPMCDLLWSDPDDRCGWGISPRGAGYTFGQDISEAFNHNNGLTLVARAHQLVMDGFNWSQERNVVTIFSAPNYCYRCGNQAAIMEIDENLKYTFLQFDPAPRAGEPLVSRRVPDYFL; encoded by the exons ATGGTCGACATCACGGAGCAGGATGCGTGGATCGCGCATCTCAGCGAGTGCAAACAGCTCTCGGAAAACGATATCAAGCGTCTCTGCGACAAGGCTCGCGAAATCTTGCTCGGCGAGTCCAACGTCCAACCTGTTCGCTGCCCCGTTACTGTATGCGGTGACATTCACGGCCAATTTCACGACTTGTCAGAGCTCTTCCGCATCGGTGGCAACTCACCTGATACCAACTACCTGTTTATGGGCGATTACGTTGACCGTGGTTACTACTCGGTCGAGACCGTCACGTTGCTCGTGGCACTCAAGGTGCGCTACCGTGACCGCGTCACCATCTTGCGTGGTaaccacgaatcgcgacAAATTACCCAGGTCTACGGTTTCTACGACGAATGCCTAAGGAAATATGGCAATGCGAATGTGTGGAAGTACTTTACCGATCTTTTCGATTATCTTCCATTGACCGCCTTGATTGACGACCAG ATCTTCTGTCTGCACGGCGGTCTTTCACCGTCTATCGACACTCTGGACCACATTCGATCCATCGACCGTATCCAAGAAGTGCCGCACGAAGGTCCTATGTGTGACTTGCTGTGGTCTGACCCAGATGACCGATGTGGATGGGGCATCTCGCCACGAGGTGCGGGCTACACGTTTGGCCAAGACATTTCGGAAGCGTTCAACCACAACAATGGCCTGACACTGGTGGCACGAGCACATCAATTGGTCATGGACGGATTCAACTGGTCGCAAGAGCGTAACGTTGTTACCATCTTTTCGGCACCCAACTACTGCTACCGATGCGGCAACCAGGCAGCCATCATGGAAATCGACGAGAACCTCAAGTATACCTTTTTGCAGTTTGACCCAGCTCCGCGTGCCGGCGAGCCGTTGGTCTCGAGACGCGTGCCGGATTACTTTTTGTAA
- a CDS encoding putative fatty acid elongase: MVSSTIYDAVVAAIPPHVKAQTPVHLLAWIPGQTPLSTVPSIVAAVITYLAVIFGGRELMKNRAPLTTSIKLPFLVHNLALTFGSGLLLALMLEEILPIVRRNGLFYGICGEGAWTMKLETYYMINYYFKYWELVDTVFLVLKKKPLQFLHVYHHSATAVLCFSQLHGKTSVSWVVICLNLAVHVLMYFYYALTSLKIPCPWKKSVTTAQITQFVIDLVVVYYASWNHLASTYLPNLPHRGPCAGKEHAAFSGIICLTSYLFLFIAFYRKTYAKDKARRAAKAAAKHANAHKPKSH; this comes from the coding sequence ATGGTCTCGAGCACGATCTACGATGCCGTCGTGGCGGCCATCCCACCACACGTCAAGGCGCAGACTCCGGTGCACCTCTTGGCATGGATACCCGGTCAGACGCCACTCTCGACAGTGCCCTCGATCGTAGCTGCTGTCATCACGTATCTGGCGGTGATCTTTGGCGGTCGAGAACTCATGAAGAACCGCGCTCctttgacgacgagcatcAAGCTTCCGTTTTTGGTGCACAACTTGGCGCTCACGTTCGGCTCGGGTCTGTTGCTGGCACTTATGCTCGAAGAGATTCTGCCGATCGTTCGTCGCAACGGTCTCTTCTACGGTATCTGCGGCGAAGGCGCTTGGACAATGAAGCTGGAAACGTACTACATGATCAACTACTACTTCAAGTACTGGGAACTCGTAGATACGGTCTTCCTCGtgctcaagaagaagccgcTCCAGTTCCTGCACGTCTACCACCACTCGGCTACCGCGGTACTCTGcttctcgcagctgcacgGCAAGACGTCGGTCTCTTGGGTGGTCATCTGCCTCAACTTGGCAGTGCATGTGCTCATGTACTTCTACTATgcgctcacctcgctcaagATCCCCTGTCCCTGGAAAAAGTCAGTCACCACGGCGCAGATCACGCAGTTTGTaatcgatctcgtcgtcgtctaCTACGCCTCTTGGAACCACCTTGCATCCACGTACCTGCCCAACTTGCCACACCGCGGACCGTGCGCAGGCAAGGAACACGCCGCGTTCTCCGGGATCATCTGCCTCACCAGctacctcttcctcttcatcgCCTTCTACCGAAAGACGTACGCAAAGGACAAGGCGCGCAGGGCGGCCAAAGCGGCGGCCAAACACGCAAACGCTCACAAACCAAAATCGCACTAA
- a CDS encoding putative t-complex-type molecular chaperone, subunit epsilon encodes MAEPQIAYAQDEYGRPFIVVREQGKKTRANGIQAIKNHISAAKTVANILKTSLGPRGLDKILISPDGDIQVTNDGATIMNNMELDHQIAKLLVELSKSQDDEIGDGTTGVVVLAGALLEQSEALLDRGIHPIRIADGFERACNLAVQELEKVADLVEFDKDNIDELMKVAKTCLGSKIVSKASDKFAKIAVDSVLSVADLKRRDVDFELIKVDGKVGGALEDTQLVQGVVIDKDMSHPQMPRVVKDAKIAILTCPFEPPRPKTKHKLDITSVDEYRKLQDYERQKFEEMIKRVKDCGANLVVCQWGFDDEANHLLLQHQLPAVRWVGGPELELIAIATNGRIVPRFEDLSPEKLGRAGIVREVGFGTTRDRMLIIEECANTRAVTVFVRGSNKMIIDEAKRALHDAICVVRNLVVDNRVVYGGGAAEICASVAISKAADEIASLEQYAMRAFASALDAIPLALAENSGYSPIETLAEVKSRQVTEKNPKLGIDCMGAGDNDMKNCRVFDPLVSKRQQLLLATQLVRAVLKIDDVIEQHNIE; translated from the coding sequence ATGGCCGAACCACAGATCGCATACGCTCAAGACGAATACGGTCGACCTTTCATCGTCGTGCGCGAGCAGGGCAAAAAGACGCGCGCCAACGGCATTCAAGCCATCAAGAACCACATTTCAGCAGCCAAGACGGTCGCCAACATCCTCAAAACATCGCTCGGACCACGCGGTCTGGACAAGATTCTCATCAGCCCCGATGGCGACATCCAGGTCACCAACGATGGCGCCACCATCATGAACAACATGGAGCTTGACCATCAGATCGCCAAATTGCTCGTCGAATTGAGCAAGAGtcaggacgacgagatcggaGACGGAACCACCGGCGTCGTCGTGCTCGCAGGTGCGTTGCTCGAACAGTCGGAAGCGTTGCTCGACCGAGGTATCCACCCCATCCGTATCGCCGACGGTTTCGAGCGCGCCTGCAACCTCGCCGTGCAAGAACTCGAAAAGGTCGCCGACCTGGTCGAATTCGACAAGGACAACATCGATGAGCTCATGAAGGTCGCCAAAACATGTCTCGGATCCAAGATTgtctcgaaagcgtcggACAAATtcgccaagatcgccgTCGACTCGGTGCTCTCTGTTGCCGATCTCAAGCGACGCGATGTCGACTTTGAGCTGATCAAGGTAGACGGCAAAGTAGGCGGTGCATTGGAAGATACGCAACTCGTACAAGGCGTCGTGATCGACAAGGACATGTCGCATCCACAGATGCCTCGTGTCGTCAAGGacgccaagatcgccaTTCTCACCTGTCCCTTTGAACCGCCTCGTCCCAAGACTaagcacaagctcgacatcaCCTCGGTCGACGAGTATCGCAAACTTCAAGACTACGAAAGACAAAAGTTTGAAGAGATGATCAAGCGTGTCAAAGACTGTGGTGCCAATCTGGTCGTCTGCCAGTGGGGATTCGATGACGAAGCCAACCACCTTTTGCTGCAACACCAACTGCCCGCGGTGCGATGGGTGGGAGGACCGGAGCTAGAGTtgatcgccatcgccaccaACGGCCGCATCGTGCCACGCTTTGAAGATCTCTCACCGGAAAAGCTGGGTCGAGCGGGTATTGTGCGCGAAGTGGGTTTCGGCACGACGCGCGATCGCATGCTCATCATCGAAGAGTGCGCCAACACGCGTGCCGTCACCGTCTTTGTGCGCGGTTCGAACAAGAtgatcatcgacgaggccaagcGCGCACTGCATGACGCCATCTGCGTGGTGCGCAACCTGGTGGTCGACAACCGTGTCGTGTACGGTGGTGGGGCCGCCGAGATCTGCGCTTCGGTCGCCATCTCCAAGGCAGCCGACGAGATCGCCTCGTTGGAGCAGTACGCCATGCGTGCGTTCGCTTCGGCACTCGACGCTATCCCGCTAGCGCTAGCCGAAAACTCGGGTTACTCGCCCATCGAAACGTTGGCAGAAGTCAAGTCGAGACAGGTAACCGAGAAGAATCCCAAATTGGGCATCGACTGCATGGGCGCTGGTGACAACGATATGAAGAACTGCCGCGTCTTCGATCCGCTTGTCTCCAAGagacagcagctgctgctcgcaaCGCAGCTGGTCAGGGCGGtgctcaagatcgacgatgtgATTGAACAGCACAACATCGAATAA
- a CDS encoding uncharacterized protein (related to FES1 - Hsp70 nucleotide exchange factor), whose translation MSNDRNAQELLKWGLANSGSTGVASFASQSVEQISADIEAGRRPDLADPNLYNAIMGKSEAQMMAEELSVAIDTSRTLPDRMTALDNFEMLIEQIDNANNMTSMKMWSPIISLLSAPEAEIQTAAAWIIGTAVQNNDKAQMAVLDFHPVAALLDLLHSHVDEVRAKAMYALSGLLKHNPAAMHQFDQLDGWNMLNMALVDPNLGLRRKTAFLINALLLQDPNSLDSQPASTSTATAIAPVSFTPPTPTAPPAPLERGPETLRTSIPHPNVARALVQSNIINTLISSLLPAHTLPDTLSPPPTGANGDSDARLDLDFAEKSAAAILTFTTKLPPSPSHPLDPTTISLFKALLVQLQAKPLDSSDPASTRWAELGIHAHDFDQFKHKIHAL comes from the coding sequence ATGTCGAACGATCGCAACGCGCAAGAATTGCTCAAATGGGGTCTTGCCAACTCGGGCTCGACCGGTGTCGCATCATTCGCGTCGCAATCGGTCGAGCAAATTTCGGCCGACATCGAAGCGGGCCGACGACCGGATCTGGCAGACCCAAACCTGTACAACGCGATCATGGGCAAGTCTGAAGCACAGATGATGGCGGAAGAACTCTCGgtcgccatcgacacgTCTCGCACACTCCCGGATCGGATGACGGCGTTGGACAACTTTGAAATGCTGATCGAACAGATCGACAATGCCAACAACATGACGTCGATGAAGATGTGGTCGCCGATCATCTCGCTACTTTCGGCCCCCGAGGCTGAGATCCAGACCGCCGCAGCGTGGATCATAGGCACCGCGGTGCAGAACAACGATAAGGCCCAAATGGCGGTGCTTGACTTTCACCCCGTAGccgccttgctcgatctACTGCACAGTCacgtcgacgaggtgagGGCCAAGGCAATGTATGCGCTCAGTGGTCTGCTCAAGCACAACCCGGCTGCGATGCACCAGTTTGATCAACTCGACGGATGGAACATGCTCAACATGGCCTTGGTCGATCCGAATCTGGGCCTAAGACGCAAGACGGCCTTCTTGATCAATGCACTACTCTTGCAAGACCCAAACTCGTTGGATTCGCAACCTGCATCTACCAGCACTGCTACCGCGATCGCTCCTGTCTCCTTCACCCCTCCCACCCCCACcgcgccaccagcaccactAGAACGCGGGCCAGAAACGCTCCGAACCTCGATCCCGCATCCTAACGTCGCGCGTGCGCTCGTCCAGTccaacatcatcaacaCCCTCATCTCCTCGCTCCTCCCTGCGCACACCTTACCCGACACACTCTCACCCCCTCCCACCGGCGCCAACGGCGACTCAGACGCgcgcctcgacctcgacttTGCCGAAAAatccgccgccgccatcCTCACCTTCACCACCAAACTCCCACCTTCCCCCTCACACCCCCTAGACCCCACAACCATCTCCCTCTTCAAAGCGctcctcgtccagctcCAAGCCAAAccgctcgactcgtccgACCCCGCTTCCACACGATGGGCCGAACTAGGAATCCACGCTCACGACTTCGACCAATTCAAACACAAGATCCACGCTTTGTAA